AACACACTATGAGGGCGGTTTGCCCGCAGCTCTCAGAGCTCAGCATCCAtccctggggctggggctgcattGCTCAGCTCCAGCCTCTCGTTGTTCTCTTGCTGCTAGCAGCACACAAGCCTTGTCTATTGCTCCGTGCCATGCGGTGTCTGCCTTGCTAAGAGTTCCCAGGTTGTGGATttgaggaaggagcagagctgctgctcgCGGCCGTTGGGACGTGGGCAGGATGGTGGGTGCTCTGTGTGCGTTCCCCAGCGTGTGCTGCTGCGTTTGCTCCTCGGAGCAGCGTGGAtcccccctataggacccacGGGGTCGTTGTGCTGGTGGTGGCTGCGGGGTCAGGGCTGgttgagctgctgcagcaggaggtgacGTGGAGGCGGTGCTGCATTGCACAGCAAACTCTGCTCGGGATGCAGCACTTTGGTGCATCCCAGGTGCTCACATTGGTGGCCTGGAGGGCAactgcagcacaaggcaggGAATAGGGATGGGGGGACCTGGtccagctctggggctgcaTCTTCCAGCCGTCACAAATGCTTCTGTTCCAATCCCAACCTGCAGCATCGGGTCCAAACCCGCCAGGCCGACCAGAGCCGCCTCGTGCTGCGGGGTTTTGTCTCAttgcaggcagcacagggggGTGTTTTGCACAGCTTCGCTTTGGTAACACTAAACCCAGGCTGCCCTTCTTTGGGGCAGCTCCTCTTTGCATCCCCCCATGTTGGCCGGGGGGTCCCCGTGTGTCACAGCTTCGCATTGACCCAGTTGCTTCAGTTTTCATCGctcctttctttgtttgtcCGGTTGGTTTTTGATCTTTACGCCACAAAGATCCATTCTGGAGAGGTTCCTCCCTCCCAGGGGCTCCTCTCACCTTCATCTGCACCCAGACCCGCTTTGTCCCACGCAGAGCACAGCGCCGGGCTCCTTttaacccccccatccccatggaGGGCTGGCACTGCGCTGCTGGGAGCCCCCCCCGGCTCCATTCCCAGGGGGGAACCTGAAGTGGATGAGTTGAGGaccacccccaaccccccccaacccagAGCCGGGTTctttgctctgctgttgctCCCTCCCACATCAGCATTGCCTTCCAATGGGGGTCGGGTTGGTTTTGTCcgtttttattattatttcccccccccccccccccttttttttttcccctctgtgttttaatttttgtttttaataataataaatattatatatatataaatatatatataaatctatatATCAGAAATAACAAAGAGAGATCCCGACggcagccaccaccaccacaaccaGGAGCTGTGGGTCGCACTGAGCCCAGTTCAGCATCACAGCCCCCGGTTCCGCTTTGTgccaacaccccccccccaattttcctttcctagtgCCGGAGATTCTTTACAAGTGCCAACGTGGTGGGGATGCTTTGGTTTGGTTCCACTCGGATGCTGTTTTAAGGTGGTTTCAGCGTTATCCTGtatgatgggggggggggggggggaagaagaaagaaaggggggatTAAATAGATGGTAAAACAACCAAACCCACCCACACAGGAGCTCCCCTCTCACCCGCTGTTTTTAAACCTTGTCGTTTGCGATGCATGTGGTGTTGTGCGTGTTGcggtgggggggaggagggtcgggtcgggtcgggtcgggtcgggGGGGTTCGGATCGCGCTGCCCGCTGTCAGGTCCGATTCAGGCTCCAAACTGCCTCATTCCAGGTTGGACCGGGATTGTTCCGGTCCAACTCCGACCGCCGGGCTCCAAACCCTTCGCTGCGGAAATACCCGCTGGGAATGGATTTTCATATCTTTCTCCTGGAAATCAATTCTCTGTTTGAAATTGGAATAAATTTTGTTCCTAAAAGTCGCGCTGCTTTTTCTCGTCCTCCTTCCCACGGCGCCGGCAGCGGAGCCGGGTGCTCGGAGCACCCCAAGGGGGCACTGTGAGCGTGGGGAACACGGCGCTGCACCGCGCTGCTCCAACACGGGGCGATGAACTGGGGTCGGGGGGGATGGAAGGGAACATCGGGCCGCCCCTCCGAGCTGCGATGGGACACACAGAGCAACATCCCTCACCATTAGAGCTCGGTGCGTTCAGACcgtgctctgcagctctgcctcacTGCTGCATCATTGGGGGGTGAAGCAGAGGGTGCAGCtttggggaccccccccatatcgCCGGGCTGCAGCCAAAGGTCGCCCCCAGATCCGCGTCACCGCAGGGAacaggagctcagagctgatGCACTTTATTGGCTTTGTGTCTTTACTACAACAGAGCGGGAGGGGGGTGAAGGGAGCGGGGAGGTGATggagggaggatggaggatggggGATGGCACAACGGGGCGGTGAATGGAACCGGCTGCacggcgggggggggggaggagctCGCTGGGTCCCCAGAGCCGCAGCCCCCCATTGGGTTCGCAGCCCACCCTGCAAATGGGGCTGTGatatggggggggatggagAACGTCGGGGTGAGCTGCTGCCCCTCAGGATTTCATGACGCGTTTGATCCAGGACTCGTAGGTCGCGATGTTGGTGTAGAACGACACGTGCTGCCCGTAGGGGTACGAGTAGATCCCGTAGGCTTTGTTGTTGCACACCAGGGGACTCCCGGTGTAGCTCTGTCAGAGGATGAAGAGTGAGGAACAGCCACGAGCGGGTGGGGACGGAGCTTTCAAAGGGCAGAGCCCGGCCTGGGGGCAGCACGGGACGCAGCCAACCCCCCCCCGGGGTCCCATCGCACCGACCTCATCGGGGGCGCCGCTGCTGCCGCTGGTGGCGCACAGAACGTCCTCGGTGAGGCCGGGGTAGATGCTGACACACTCCCTCTCCTTTTTGATGGTGACATTGGCCTCACGGAGGGCGGCATCGGGGGCTCCGCGCCCCCACCCGGGCACGCTGCACAGCGCCCCTCTGTGAGCGTTTGTGCTGGAGAAGGAGATGGGCTTCACGCGCTCATTGATGGTcgctttgcttttcagctgggGGCACAAAGCGCAGAGATGGAGATGGACGTTCTGCCTTTCAGTGCTgccctgtcccccccccccggccccagcACCGCGGTacctccagcagcaggatgtCGTGCCCCCACTGGGGCCTCCTGTAGTCGGGGTGGCAGTGATATCCctgcacctgcagctcctgccagctctCCTCCTTCGTCTGGATGTCGCGGGCTCCGAGGATGACGCTCGTGGGGCTGCGGCTGGGAGGGAGCACAGGGGGGTCATCAGCTGCACAACTGACCTGGGGACGTGGGTTGGGTCAGCTGGGCGCTGATGGGAGCTGATGGATCCCTATTGCTGAGCCTGAGGGCGTTATCTGCCCCCAGAGCTTCAGCTGAGCTCGGTGGGTCCACgtgcagcaggggctgcccagggggagcaggggtcactatggggccgGGGCAGCCCCTTTCCATAGAGCTGTGGGCTGTTGGGTTCTGATGGTTTTACCCCCCAAGTGTGGGGTACAGACACAAGACCGGAgctccagctcagccccagctcctgcagctcaccccatagtgccccacagcCTCACCCCACAGCATCACGCCGGCCCCACAACCTCCCCCTGCCCGCTCAGCCGTCCCACCCCCATTTGGGATCCATCGCCCACGTCCCAGGGCTCACCTGAAGCACTGTGCGGCCGTCATCACCCACCCGGGGGCCACCAGGAAGCCCCCGCAGAACCCACCGTTCCCCCGCAGATAAGCCATGTAGGGCCTGGATTGAGCCAGAGCCCGGCCCCCACGCTCCAACCGGCTCCAGGAACGACCTGCAGGGATGAAGGGGTGGATGGGgccgtggggatgtggggcGTATGGACCCCATgtcccaccccacagcctccTACCCACCAGCTGTGTCCAGGGGCCACGCCAGCAGCAGGACGGTCAGCAGGAGCCTCTGTGGGTGCTGCATGGCCTCCAGGACGCCCAGGGCTGAGGCTGTGAGTGGGGTCTCTTCCTGCCCTCAGGAAGGATTTATACCCTGAGACCAGACTCCAGGAAACCACAGAGGTCGCACTTGATCTGATTAATCTGCCTGCAAAGTGCAAACCTCAGCGATCCAAGAGGGGAATTCAGGCGGCTTTGGGCAACAACCCACCTCCATTTGGGGCGGGTTTGGGGCACCTGGAGCCCTCCTGGACCCAAAGGCAGCATTATCCCTTTGCCTCTAAGCTGGGGGCTGTAGGGAGCACGCCCACCCCATCACCTTGCCTTCCCCTGCAgcttgtgttgttgttttttgcaaCAACATCCTTTGCATCTCTCGATGTTATCACGAGCCGTGCAAAACCAAGCTCTCTTTGACGTGATGTACCAACTCCAATAGTGCCATGAggttcttcctgctgcttcttggaGCCCAAGGAGCAACCCCCAATACAGCACGTTCATTATGGCCGGCTGAGGGCAAGGAACAACGTCACTGCTGGCACCACgagctccctgctctgctgctttggagcCCTGGAAACCAGCACCCCTCTATGTGTTCTTTCCAGTTTGGCTGCTCAGACACGGACCAGGCTTCCCAATGAGGCCCTCAGTGCAAAGCTGTTGGACAATGCCCATCATAAAGTGCTTTGAGTTTTGATCAGCCCTGAAGTGATCAGGAcattggactcagtgatcctggTACATCCCTCCCAGCTGAACGATTCCCTTCCATTCTactgggctctgctgggcttAGTTCTACTCTACCAGCCTTGTCTCTACTGAGCTTGCTTCCATTGGACTTCACACTTCTCCACTGGGCTCTAATAGACTTGGATCCACATGTGGTTCCCCATGAAACAACCTTtcactgctcctccagcagctgggatgTGAGGGCTCAGAAAGATGCTGCCCAGATCCAGCATCTGTGGATGGGGGAGGGATGCGGGTTTGGGATGCTGCCCACCCTCCAGCCCTATGGGAGGGGTTATGGCCCAAAGTGGCAGTTCCTTCCTTCGCTGATGACGAATCGGGTCTGATGCTGAGTGCTGGGAAATGCACTTTCCCTGCTGCCCCTTCTAGAGCAAAGAGCCGTCATTCTCGTGCAAAgtctgctgcaggcagagcagcaaggaaaaCCCTGACGTGACAAAGCAACAGAGATTTGTCTCACAGCCGCAGataagcagctgcagcagttgcAGGCCCTTCATTCGCTGATGTGCTGGTTGATAGGAGCTGTCAGCAGACTGTAGAGCTGTGGATCCTTCTTGCTTTCCCCACGGTGCCGTGGTGGCATCAGCTCCTCCAGGTGAGGGCAGGGAGTGTGTGGGCACACAGAgccagggctggagcagcttcCAGCCACCTCCTCCCTGTGGCAGACAGGAATGAGTGGAAGCTCTGAGAACAGGGCAGGCATCCTGTTCCCTCCAGTTGCTCACAGTTTCTGTATGTTCAGAATTTCACGCTGGGTTTCCCCTCCTCAAACCCTCACATTCTCTCCTGGAACTTGCGTCAACCTCTGGCCATTctgcaggaaggagagctgctctgccctgtcTCCTCTCCCATCTTTAGCCCCCAGGGCCTTGCCCAGCCcttccagcactgagctgtcaGAGCCCCCATCTGTGTCCCTGCTCAGGATGTCACAGACAGATGGACCCTGCagggccaatggcattctgaaGGTGGTGGATGGGATGTGCACGTCGCTTCCCCTTTCCATCCAGCTCATAGAaccactgaggttggaaaagacatctgaGACCAGCGAGTCCatccatcagcccatccccaccgcTCCCACTGATGGTCCATAGAgccattaaggctggaaaacacctctcagatccccagaccaaccccagcccatctcATTGAGCTCATTGACCATGGCCTCAGGTGCCACCTCCCCATGGCTCTCAAACACCTCCCCTGGAACAACACCATAACAGCATCACCTCCATCCTATTGCTGCTGGGAAAAGAGGTGggtccttctctggacctcACTGTCTTTGTCACTGCCATCCCAACACGGACAGGAGAAGCCCAGCCCAGGGCTGATCAAACCCTCCCTTCTTTTCCAGGACAAGGGAtaaggaagaggaaggcagaaatgcTGGGGAACGCAGCTCAGAATTTACTGGGGTTGTTTCAGGTGCATTGAGGTTCAAGCAGGGCAGGGGTGTCCAATGGAAATGGGTTCTGTGGTGGTGCCACTGCATTCTGGTACCATATGGGAACTAACGTGGCACCAAAACGGGCCGGCAGTGTGACAGCGATCAGCCTTGGAGCAAAGGGAGGGATCCATTGGGACACTTGGGTTCTCAGGGACAGAGAGAGGGAAATGGAGCTGTTAGTGGGGGCAGGAAGGAACCCAGCAGGTGTCCAGGGCCACGCTGACACTGCACTGTTACTTCTTCATGATGTTCTTGATCCAGGGCAGGTAGTTGGCAATGCGAGCATAGACACCAGGAGGGCTCTCGTACCCGAAGGAAACAACACCCTGTGCCACGTTATTGCACACCAGTGGCCCTCCGGAATCACCCTGCGGACAGATGGGAGCGGTGATGGGAGCCTCAGCCCAGCAGAAATGGGTTCACCTCTACCCAGCGGGAACGGCCTCGCTCTTCTCAATGGGACTGAGCTCCTCCCAGCAGTGGGAAGGCCCTACAGACCATCACCCCTCCTGGAGCCCCCCAGCAGTGCCCCCTGTGCGGCCATACCTGGCTGGAGTCCTTCAGCTGGTGGAAGCTGCCGGCGCACACCATGCCGCTGTCGAGGTGCGGGTAGAACAGGACGCATTTCCTGCGGCTGTAGATGGAGACTTGGGTTTCAAAGAGTTTGCCGGTTATCTGCTCCTTATCAATCAGGCCCCATCCTGCGATGGTGCACGAGGTGCCCGTGGGGAGGTCGCTGCTGGTTTTGGGCAGTGAAATGGTGTGAACGTATTTGTTGAGCTTGGCCTTCGCTGTCAGCTGGAAGAGAGGAGGGCTGTGAGCAGGGTGGGTGGGGGATAGAGGGGAAGGCGGGTGGGAtgcacagccctgcaaacacagccctgcctggGGGTCCCACCCCAtggagctggtgggtggcagcaggagctctgtgtgcaATGTTGTTTGGCCCCACTGTcccccagcccctctgtgccccacGGGGCTGCCTTGCCTTGAGCAGCATGATGTCATTGACCATGGTGTCGGGGTTGTATGCGGGGTGTGGGTGGTATCTGAGGACCCCTCGGacctgctggctctgctctggtTCGTAGACATTGTGAGCCCCCAGGACGACGGTGATGTTCCTGGCCATGGCATACAGAGAAGAGGAGAACCAGTCAGGTCTTCCCCCTTTTTGCATAAAGGGggggagagctgctccaaaacaGCCCCGGtgatggggaggaagaggaggatgaagcTGCTGTGTGTACTCACCCTGACAAGCAGTGTGCGGCCGTCATCACCCAGTCAGGGGCCACCAGGAACCCCCCGCAGGCGGACTGCCTGATCTTCAGGTACGCCATGTAGGGGTGGGAGTGGGGCTTGGCCTCGTGGCCCCCAATGATCTGACCCCTCACAGCACCTGCAAGACACAGCGGGGTGAGCCCATGGgatggagcacagagcagcagccctgtgcagctCCCCTCTTACTGCCATCAGCCCAtgggcaggagagcagcagcagcaggaccagcAGCAGCGGGCAATGGGGACGACGCATCTCCTCTCCACGTTGGATGCCTGGAGCCCTGagcctccctcctgctgcccaaGGGGTGATTTATAGCTCACAGCATCTGTACCCTACAGCCAGGAAACCATATGTGATGGGCTGATTGTTCTaatcacagcagtgcagcatccTGCCGGGCTatctgcatctctgctgctcacGTGCCCACACGCTCAGTCAGTgggacagcagtgcagcaccGCCCCGGGTCAGCAAACCCTTGTGCAAAGGGCACGGACCcgatgcacagcacagcaatgttctcccagccctgccttgtTGCTggctctcctcctgcagctcagcctgctaCAGCTGCactccatgctgctgctgtagggaactgctttaaggggtgtgtgtgtgtgggggggagcTCCAGAGGCccctttgattctgtgattgattctgtgattgattctgtgattgattctgtgattgattctgtgattgattctgtgattgattttGAGGTTTTGCTCAttgcctgctctgctgcagagagatGGAGCATCACACATCGCTGTAATCATCGCAGGGTGCTCTGCTGGAGGGGGCACAAGGGGGGTCAGCTGTTGCGAGAGATCTCTGCCAGCACAGAGATAAGGAGCGGGCAGCAGTTGCTGGGGACATCCTGCCCGTACACTCATGGGCTTAAAGAGCCCTTTGCTCCTTCCCATCCTTGGGTGCTTTGGCTCTCAGGGGGGCTCTGTGCAGGTATCGCCCCTGGTCCTGCTATGGGATGCTGAATTCCCTGGTCCTGCTATGCGATGTTAAATTCACAGTCCTGCTATGGATATTCTCCTACAGACACCTCTGTGTCCCTTCCCAGGCCGTTt
The DNA window shown above is from Coturnix japonica isolate 7356 chromosome 28, Coturnix japonica 2.1, whole genome shotgun sequence and carries:
- the LOC107325410 gene encoding granzyme E-like; protein product: MQHPQRLLLTVLLLAWPLDTAGRSWSRLERGGRALAQSRPYMAYLRGNGGFCGGFLVAPGWVMTAAQCFSRSPTSVILGARDIQTKEESWQELQVQGYHCHPDYRRPQWGHDILLLELKSKATINERVKPISFSSTNAHRGALCSVPGWGRGAPDAALREANVTIKKERECVSIYPGLTEDVLCATSGSSGAPDESYTGSPLVCNNKAYGIYSYPYGQHVSFYTNIATYESWIKRVMKS
- the LOC107325409 gene encoding mast cell protease 1A-like isoform X1 encodes the protein MEAAAERTDPPQDGNRAPSYRPLHFHLQKGWSPACGKGAVRGQIIGGHEAKPHSHPYMAYLKIRQSACGGFLVAPDWVMTAAHCLSGNITVVLGAHNVYEPEQSQQVRGVLRYHPHPAYNPDTMVNDIMLLKLTAKAKLNKYVHTISLPKTSSDLPTGTSCTIAGWGLIDKEQITGKLFETQVSIYSRRKCVLFYPHLDSGMVCAGSFHQLKDSSQGDSGGPLVCNNVAQGVVSFGYESPPGVYARIANYLPWIKNIMKK
- the LOC107325409 gene encoding mast cell protease 1A-like isoform X2 translates to MRRPHCPLLLVLLLLLSCPWADGSAVRGQIIGGHEAKPHSHPYMAYLKIRQSACGGFLVAPDWVMTAAHCLSGNITVVLGAHNVYEPEQSQQVRGVLRYHPHPAYNPDTMVNDIMLLKLTAKAKLNKYVHTISLPKTSSDLPTGTSCTIAGWGLIDKEQITGKLFETQVSIYSRRKCVLFYPHLDSGMVCAGSFHQLKDSSQGDSGGPLVCNNVAQGVVSFGYESPPGVYARIANYLPWIKNIMKK
- the LOC107325409 gene encoding duodenase-1-like isoform X3 produces the protein MAYLKIRQSACGGFLVAPDWVMTAAHCLSGNITVVLGAHNVYEPEQSQQVRGVLRYHPHPAYNPDTMVNDIMLLKLTAKAKLNKYVHTISLPKTSSDLPTGTSCTIAGWGLIDKEQITGKLFETQVSIYSRRKCVLFYPHLDSGMVCAGSFHQLKDSSQGDSGGPLVCNNVAQGVVSFGYESPPGVYARIANYLPWIKNIMKK